DNA from Myxococcus guangdongensis:
GCCGTCGAGCACCTCGCGCCACGCCTCCAGCGGCAGCTCCCGTCCCTCCTTGGTGCGGGCCCCCACCGAGTACGTGCCTGGGACCTCCAACAGCCGCAACGTCCACCCCGAGCCCAGCTCCGTCTCCAGGCGGGTCAGGACGTCCAGCCACTGCTCCTTCTCCACGCGGAGCAGCGACACGGTCAACGCCAGCACCAGGTCATCCAGCTTCATGCACGTCCTCTCCCGGAACCCGCGAGCCTCGCGGCCCACGCGTCCCTCCCATCACGGGCACCCGTCCACCTGCGGTTATCCCATGCCCTTACGCCCACGGGGGCACGTCTGTTCCCTCGAATGTCGGGCGTCGACGCTCCCGGGCCCGAGGTGCTGGGGACGCTAGGCCTGACGGCGGCGCGTCAGGCGTGTCTCCACCGCGCGGTCCTCGCGGCCCTCGGGCCAGATGTTGAAGGACTGGAGGACCAGGGTGTCCGCGTCGGGCTGATGAATCACCGTGCGCCAGCCCCACTTCTGCTTCTGGGTGACGCCCTGCTCGTCGCACATGCTCGCGGTGTAGCCGCCGAGCACGGACACGTGGCCGTCCTCGCGGGGCGCGCCGGTGGAGATCATCATGTTCGCGCTCATGTGGAAGCTGTCCACCCAGGCCGCGG
Protein-coding regions in this window:
- a CDS encoding DUF1579 domain-containing protein yields the protein MSQDWNATNAPTAEFEPSEHHQRLNRLVGTWEGPTQTWFDPTATPEESRTNARIEPLLGGRFVRVDYHSTAMGKPHAGQLILGFDKTEEHYTAAWVDSFHMSANMMISTGAPREDGHVSVLGGYTASMCDEQGVTQKQKWGWRTVIHQPDADTLVLQSFNIWPEGREDRAVETRLTRRRQA